A single genomic interval of uncultured Desulfobulbus sp. harbors:
- a CDS encoding ATP-binding cassette domain-containing protein: MQPLVVLDNFSYAYPGAGEFVLRDISLQIFSGQCVLLQGPIGCGKTTLLMALRGLLPVGRTRGTIQVYGGRRTTGKTCGLVLQRPGTQLLSATLGADIAFGLENLCIAPEKMAPLVRGALAQVGLDRPLASPVEQLSMGQQYRACVAGQLVREPEIILLDEPMAQLDPIGQKQLLEIISQLREQGKAVLICEHQEAMLAKVIDAHWQMGAEGGVTCASPFMKRVERDKARTVLARSGLSSTKSDGHERQVVLKLSDVRLFASAEQQQPALNLEIASGERLLVVGPNGSGKTTLMRCLAGLAQPASGDIHLFGVVVSLRSLRGRLAMLYQDPKKQLFETTVFDEVAFSGRRRSLEGKVLEDRVVFLLEALGIAHLQQRSPHLLSYGQKHLVGLAAVLAGEPEILLLDDPFAGLDAGSIERVKLLITRECEARNLAVVWTAHDPAVLDNWADQVCFLQGAAAKKQEPREKNGLTLQRPGDFPWQEGDRAKPLFSSGYLLALCTLLSCAAFAARNPSVLAGLSAVNLGLVFLLAASPRKLLKKSCIFFLWQGVLVVLLYMLRFGGGQGAQAGALMAWRLFLAFWPGLIFMACSNPRETARVMGKFLTPRLAFVFTVCLRFIPMLLSEMREIREIQVLRGARLLIQDLLHPRYWSDWLNCLLLPTLVRTLALADEIALAAKNREFGLYSKRTYWPGE; encoded by the coding sequence GTGCAGCCCCTGGTTGTTCTCGACAACTTCAGCTACGCCTATCCCGGAGCAGGCGAGTTTGTGCTTCGGGATATTTCCCTGCAAATTTTTTCCGGGCAATGCGTGCTGTTGCAGGGACCGATCGGATGCGGCAAGACAACCTTGCTCATGGCCCTTCGGGGTCTTTTGCCCGTTGGACGAACTCGGGGAACCATTCAGGTGTATGGCGGGCGTCGAACAACCGGAAAAACCTGCGGGCTGGTGCTGCAGCGTCCGGGGACACAGTTACTTTCTGCGACCTTGGGCGCTGATATAGCCTTTGGTCTGGAAAACCTCTGCATCGCTCCTGAAAAGATGGCACCTCTTGTCAGAGGTGCTCTTGCCCAGGTTGGACTCGATCGGCCCCTTGCCTCGCCGGTTGAGCAGCTCTCCATGGGGCAACAATATCGGGCCTGCGTTGCCGGACAACTGGTCCGGGAACCAGAGATCATTCTCCTCGATGAACCCATGGCCCAGCTCGATCCGATCGGGCAGAAACAACTGCTGGAGATCATCAGCCAATTGAGAGAACAAGGAAAGGCGGTTCTTATCTGTGAGCATCAGGAGGCGATGCTTGCAAAGGTGATCGATGCCCACTGGCAGATGGGAGCTGAAGGCGGAGTGACCTGCGCTTCCCCATTCATGAAGAGGGTGGAGAGAGACAAGGCGCGAACGGTATTAGCCCGGAGTGGCCTCTCATCGACCAAATCCGATGGGCATGAGAGGCAGGTGGTGCTCAAACTCAGCGACGTCCGCCTTTTCGCCTCTGCTGAGCAGCAACAACCTGCCCTCAATCTCGAGATTGCCTCTGGAGAACGATTGCTGGTGGTCGGGCCCAATGGAAGCGGCAAGACAACCCTGATGCGTTGCCTGGCAGGCCTGGCGCAACCCGCCTCAGGTGACATCCACCTCTTTGGCGTGGTTGTTTCATTGCGATCGCTTCGCGGACGATTGGCCATGCTCTATCAGGATCCCAAGAAACAACTCTTTGAAACTACGGTCTTTGACGAAGTGGCCTTTAGCGGACGGCGGAGGTCTCTTGAAGGCAAGGTGCTGGAGGATCGAGTGGTGTTTCTTCTGGAGGCACTTGGCATTGCCCATCTGCAACAACGCTCGCCGCACTTGCTCAGTTACGGGCAAAAGCATCTGGTCGGACTTGCGGCAGTGCTTGCCGGTGAACCGGAGATCCTTCTCCTTGATGATCCCTTTGCCGGGCTCGATGCCGGCAGCATTGAACGGGTGAAGCTCCTGATCACAAGGGAGTGCGAGGCGCGAAATCTTGCCGTGGTTTGGACCGCCCACGATCCAGCGGTTTTGGATAATTGGGCCGATCAGGTCTGTTTTCTTCAAGGGGCCGCGGCAAAGAAGCAAGAACCTCGTGAGAAAAATGGACTCACGTTGCAGCGCCCAGGAGATTTCCCCTGGCAAGAGGGCGACAGAGCAAAACCTCTGTTTTCCTCCGGGTATTTGCTCGCCCTCTGCACACTGCTCTCCTGTGCCGCATTTGCCGCGCGGAATCCAAGTGTCCTTGCAGGGTTGAGCGCCGTAAACCTTGGGCTTGTTTTCCTCCTTGCCGCAAGTCCACGCAAACTGCTGAAGAAGAGTTGCATCTTTTTCCTTTGGCAGGGAGTCTTGGTGGTGCTGCTCTATATGCTGCGTTTCGGCGGAGGGCAGGGGGCGCAGGCAGGAGCCCTCATGGCCTGGCGGCTTTTTCTCGCCTTCTGGCCTGGCCTTATCTTCATGGCCTGCAGCAATCCCCGGGAAACCGCCAGGGTTATGGGGAAATTCCTTACGCCGCGGCTGGCCTTTGTCTTTACGGTCTGTCTTCGCTTTATCCCCATGCTGCTCTCCGAGATGCGAGAGATCCGGGAAATTCAGGTGCTGCGCGGCGCACGACTGCTGATACAGGATTTACTTCACCCCAGGTACTGGTCGGATTGGCTCAACTGCCTTCTGCTGCCCACCCTGGTGCGCACCCTGGCCTTGGCCGATGAAATTGCCCTGGCAGCAAAAAATCGAGAGTTTGGCCTGTATAGCAAAAGAACGTACTGGCCGGGAGAATAG
- a CDS encoding SPASM domain-containing protein, which yields MSWYAPLLFPPRMDWLQVEITTHCNAACRYCPRTLYAPFWQSRHMEPELYYSLKTVLKKTDLIYLQGWGEPLTHPQFFDFVRFGQNLGCQVGTTTNGLLLKESLCRQIVASGLDILALSLAGIDQANDHFRQGTHLTAVLDALTLLNQIKEEHGLERPAVHIAYLLLRSQIEDLPRLPDFFAGQKVDMVVLSTLDLIGSPELSQESIVPQSMAEYEDLCSQLEATLHAANKRGVNMHAWLTRPVAPGVCSENIDRAAVIGVDGTVHPCVYAGLPVSGDITHWPGGERQNYRPLAFGNIRQTPFSQIWRSQAYSAFRRSHHRGQPPVPCVDCVRRRMDLLPQIAQ from the coding sequence ATGAGCTGGTATGCTCCCCTACTCTTTCCGCCGCGGATGGACTGGCTGCAGGTGGAAATCACCACCCACTGCAATGCGGCCTGCCGTTACTGTCCGCGGACGCTGTACGCCCCGTTTTGGCAAAGTCGCCATATGGAGCCCGAACTCTATTATAGCCTCAAAACCGTGCTCAAAAAAACGGATTTGATCTATCTGCAGGGCTGGGGCGAGCCATTGACCCATCCGCAATTTTTTGATTTTGTCCGTTTCGGCCAGAATCTGGGCTGCCAGGTCGGCACGACCACAAACGGCCTTCTGCTCAAGGAATCGCTCTGCAGACAAATTGTTGCCTCAGGCCTTGATATTCTGGCCCTCTCCCTTGCAGGTATCGACCAGGCAAACGATCACTTTCGCCAGGGCACTCATTTGACTGCGGTGCTGGACGCCCTCACCCTACTCAATCAGATCAAGGAGGAACACGGGCTTGAGCGCCCAGCAGTTCATATCGCCTATCTCCTGCTGCGTTCGCAAATCGAGGATCTGCCCCGGCTGCCGGATTTTTTTGCAGGACAGAAGGTAGACATGGTGGTTCTCTCCACCCTGGATCTCATCGGATCCCCTGAACTGAGCCAAGAATCCATTGTTCCCCAGAGCATGGCAGAGTATGAGGACCTCTGCTCCCAGCTTGAAGCCACTCTCCATGCAGCGAACAAACGGGGCGTGAACATGCATGCCTGGCTGACTCGGCCTGTAGCTCCCGGCGTGTGCAGCGAAAACATCGACCGGGCCGCCGTGATTGGCGTCGACGGCACTGTCCATCCCTGCGTCTACGCCGGGCTACCGGTCAGCGGCGATATCACCCATTGGCCCGGGGGAGAGCGACAAAACTACCGTCCACTGGCCTTTGGCAACATCCGGCAAACGCCGTTTTCTCAAATCTGGCGCTCGCAGGCCTATTCCGCCTTCCGTCGAAGTCATCACCGCGGGCAGCCCCCTGTCCCCTGTGTGGACTGTGTTCGCAGACGAATGGATCTCCTGCCCCAAATCGCTCAATAG